ccacgacagttggcgcccaccatggggccgggaGCGACACCGATCGGAGTTACGTTTCGGGCGGGACCCTTCACCCCTTCCGGCGCGCGCATCGCGCACGGCTTGGTTGTTTACTTTGATCCACTTGGCCTCTTCAACGACAATGCAGGCCACCTCGAGGACGCGGACTTCCCCGAGGACGGGGCCATCATCCCCTTCGGCCACCACAGCGTCAATGTTGCAGTTGTCCTTGACGAGTACTCCTCGGAGGTGCTCAGCTTCGATGAGCTGTCACGAGCTTTCGATGGCGACCTCTGCACCTGCGTGGAGGTGATGACCATCGTCTTCTTCGGTGGTCTCCCATCGCGGTAAACCTTGCTACATGCAGCATTGGAGACGTTGCACATGCCCATCACGCCCGTGGCCGACCCGACAGCCATGATGGGATAACTGGAGAACTAGCGCCTGCGCGTGCTCGCTGAGGCTCATACCGAGGATAGGCAATGCACGTTCGATGTCGCTCGGCATGAATTTAGCATGGCCCACGGCCTCACACCGACTAGCGTCCGGCCGAGCCGGCTGGAAGAAGTACGACACCGTGGCGGAGCCGTCGACGAGGATGTCCTCGAGATGGATGGAGGATCCCTCCTAACAGCCAGAGGCAGGCTCGGCCATCTCTGGGTTTGGTGGTAGCATAAGCGTGGCGACGGAGCAGCGAGCCACCAACAGCGAGCGCTGTCGGcgcgtggaggaggaggcggcgagtGTTGCGGGCGCGTGGAGGAAGGAAAGGTAGCAGGGCATGGTGGGCTCGAGCTCAAAGCGCAAGGAACAAGACTAGGGGAGGGGGCGGAATGGCTGATAGCCTCggatcctcctcctcccctcccttatAATGACGCGGAGACGTGGGAGTGTCGGGAtcactgaaaggacgtggatgtcgcctagaggggggagggggttaataggcgctttaaaataattacggtttaggcttggacaaatgcgtaataaaactaacgtttaattagtcaagcacaaaacgtaaaacaactaggctcacttatgtgcaccaacaaattatgctaagcaatataaacaactaagtgatagcaatatatataacaaaaaacaatatgactatcacaaagtaaagtgcataagtaaagggcaaaggtaagagataagcgaggcacgtggagacaacgatgtatcccgaagttcacacccttggggATTCTAATATCCgtgtggagtggtgtggaggcacaatgctcccaagatgccactaaggccaccgtaatctcctcacgccctcgcacaatgaaaGATGTCGTGCTTCCACTAAGGgatccttgagggcggtcaccgacccCGTACAAATAAGGTTGGGGGTAATCTTCactacttaattggaggctcccaaaaacaccatgaagcttcaccacaaaggACTGTGGCTCCGTGACGATCTCAAATgcccggggcaatctccacaacttaattagagaccccgacgcttacccggagctttacaccagaatgattgagctccgagtcaccaccaagcttctaggacgtcaaagcatcgatgaagaacaatttctagggtaccaagtacccaatggtaacaagcttctcaaacttcacttccatgtatcaccgtggagaactcaaaccgatgcaactaatgcaatggaaagaacacacgaagtggtcaagtccctcacactcaaattcctccaccacaccaaaagctatggaggaatatgagaggaagaacaaggagctcacaaagaactccaagatcaagatccaaggggttcccctcacatagaggagaaagtgattggtggagatgtggatctagatctcttttcttttttccctcaagaactagcaagaatcataggAGGGAttcagagttagcaagctctaagagggtcaacaatgggggggggaCACGAGCTGGAAggatggggaaccattggggaagaatacCCCCTTAAATAGGCCACCACAAATCTAACCGTTGTAGCTATTTTTTACACGGCAGCGGTTCAACCGGTTGCGAGGGCCGTACAACCGGGCTGCATATTTTAGCGGTACAACCACCCAGCTACCGCCCAAAAACCAAACCACAATAGAAGGTTGGCCAGCGATTCCACTCACCACAGCTGCTGGGCACGGCTAAGTCCCAAGCTGTTCATCCGCGAGGAACACTGGTTGTACCGGCTATacttaatatagcggtacaaccagGCCACCACCGCAGCACAACAGAACCGTGCCCGGTTGTGGACCAGTGCTGGGCTGGTTCAACCGCCCAGGGGGCGGGCGGTACAACCACCTGGGGAAGAGGTACAACCGCTCGAAGAAAACAAGAAAtaccagaactgccataacttctgcaaatgagctctgaattaagcaaactcaagcttgttggattcatgaCAACAAGCGCTATCCAACAACGATAGTTatgaaaaatgccaatgatatagagatgtgaaacctctatgaatgaagaaccgacaaaaactcaaacatcggaaacatcatagaagatacacatgaactccgtttttgatgaactcgagcttgtcataaagatcaccataagctctaaaactcacaaagagaaacaccaaacaagaaccaaaagaagatgatgcaaggatgcaaatggtttgagctctcaacgagcgATACGATCAAACTACTCAATTGAGAGcctcccttgacagtacgacaatctatcctaaaatggaaaacctatcaaggacaaacctataccttgcacatagtccacttgagctagatgattacgatcttgacttcctcaagagggaccacctttcttgattacgctggctcgatgaagacttgtaaattgctcccccataccccactatgggtgagccactcttcaacacatcttcacaagtccattgccaccacaatggacggcaagcttcaagcaagatatcttcgtgatgctccacttgaacttgcacaccgcagtcttgatggcgatcaccacttgacgtcatcattcatgggttgtatgagatctttctcttggcacaggcccatggaaacacacctaaccacacatagaactctcacgaagaccatgggttagtacacaaagcgtaatggacaatgtttaccatatcatgggatcacttgatccctctcggtacatcttgtatgctttgtgtgttgatcaacttgattcacgctttgacttagtcttgatcaaccttgtgttttTATGACaagtctttggataaaaccttgaataccaccttggtcatcatataagctCCTTGAAACCGACAAATGGACTTAAAGAAGTGCGTATGGACAAAttctacaaatataacttaaggcaaccattagtccataaggattgtcatcaattacaaaaaccACATATGGACAAATTATGCTCTAACAATCGGTTACTCCCATGATACCCCACTAACCCGTGGTGTGTGGCCACATTAAAACATGCACGGAACCCCAACCATCGGGCCACACCAAAATAAGACCCCGCCCTTGGGTTGAGGCCTATTGGACTAGGCCTCCAGAGGCGGCCCGTCGCGTGCGTGGTGGTAGGGATCGCCCCTTGTATGAGCCACACGTGGCACACATGGGCCGGTGGCAAACCTAAAGCAGCGTCACGAGACCCTAGGCGCCGGGCATAGCCGGTCGGCTGGAAATGACCTGGTTGTTCCGGCTGCATGGGGCCGACACCCCTCCAGCTGGAGCTAACCAGTCCCTCTACATCAACGACCTATGACTCTGGGAGGTGTGAAGCCGCTGGCCCCCTTGGTCGAAAAACTCTGGATCCCAACGGCTTGGGGGGCTACTAATGAGGATATGGCCCGTGGGTATTCCAAGGTAGAGGAGTCAATGCTCTAAAATATTTGTGGCTGGAAGGCCCCCCTAAGCTGCCTGGCCATCCGATCGACTACTCCCGCGGACCGGCTCCTCGACCACTCGGCTAGGGCAGCATCCGGCGGGTCAGCGCCTGTCCCATCCGCCTGTACCAGCGTACAATGACGCGACATGACCTCCTCGACGAGGCAAGGCGTGACTACAGGACCCGTAGACGGGGCATGGCATGGCTACGAGGCCCGTGACGGGGCGAGACAAGGCTACACGGCTGCGGGTACCGCTGATCTTGATCGGGCGGTTCCCCCTGTAGGACGCGTGTGCCTATCTACTCCATGACGAAACCACTTGTTGGCCACAGTGGTGTGCAGCCAACGGGCTCCATGCCCCATAAGTCTGGACGACCGATAGGCCCCACGGCCGGTCAGAGAGCCTGGGAGCCGGGGCCCGATCGGCCCTTTTCATAAATGCATCCATACATATGAGGCAGTGAGGCGAGTAGAGAGAgaaccttcttcctcctcacaaACAGCTCAAGGAACGCTTTGTATGAAGATCGCCTATAGTCACTCTAACAGAACTTTGATAGTCTTATTATTATAGTATTTGTGACTGGATTCATACTTCACCGACGAGCAATACAATTCTATAATATTAGAGAAAAATATAAATGTCTAGAATATCAAATCACTTATTATTACATTTGTTGTGAAATAGATTTTACTTATTACGTGTTGTAGATTTGTTTTTTTCATACACTTAGTCAAACATAGAAATATTTGACTTGAGACAACTAGTACATGAAATAGCTGGAGTATATTGAAATAgctagtattattattttcatgcatACGAAAATACGTAATCACATACTGGTTTACACAATCATGTAGGTGGTATATATGGTGTATACACAGGCGTCAAAGGTGGGAGTATATAAGCTATGCCGTCGGGTAGGAAGGCTGCATGGCGAGTCCGCACAGGCCTTGCTCGTCGGCGACGTCCCTCTCCATCCTGATGAAGCCGTTCTCGCCCCATGATGTGCCCCACGAGTTTTTCATCACCCAGTACTTGGTCCCGTCGCCGGAGACGCCGTACCCGACCGCTGCGATGCCGTGGTCGAGCTCCGTGCCACAATCGCCAGAGAGCACACCGCCCTTGTAGAACCGGAAGAGGTTGTCCCCTCCATCGACGGCCACAGACACGGGCTGCGCGGCCACCGCCTTCTGTAGCGATGCCTCATCGTTGGCCGGCACATCCTCGTACCCCTTGATGGACGCGGCGGCGTTGGACTCCTTGTTGGAGTTGCAGCTGCCGTCGGTGCCAGTGTAGGGGTAATTGCCCTCGGTGGTCAGGCCACCGttgtcgatgatgaactcgaaggCGTTGTCCATGAGCCCTCCCTCACAGCCCTGGTCCATGCCGTCCACATCGCAGTCCACTAGCTCCTGCTCCGACAATGAGATCAGTTTCCCGGTGCTCAGCTTCACGATGCCTTCCATGGAGGCCACCGTGGAGAAGGCCCAGCAACACCCTGAAATATTCCACGTTACACAGGTGTTGGTAGGTTAGTCACGGTCCATATAAAGACAAGAAtaattgattttttttattttttatagaaaaggaggcatcgccccggtctcgagtgatgcatgcagcctTTTAATTAATAAATGAGTCCACAACAAGTACATCAAtctgagaaaataaataaaagatataaaGCGTCATCCGCGCCAACCGGTAGAGATAATAGACCTAGATGACTACCGACAAGAATAATTGAATAAGATAGTGTAAACTACTAGTGTTCATGTGCATCGTTCTCATTTCCAGTAAAacttgaaatttcaaaatttcaatcAGCAGAAATAGTTTCATTTCTGTTAAGCCAAAAACGAATTCAGCCAACTCAAATAGTATACTGGTTTTTATCTTTTTTCTTAAAAGTTGGTTGGATTTCAACTAACCTATAGCAAAAACATTGGTCGTTTAGGCAAACTATATAGCTAAAACCGGACGTGGAGTATTTGAGCTTGAGCTCAAATGCACCTCTATGAACTATAAATCCGAAGATAAAAATCgaaacatttcaaaaaattctgattaTTTTTGGTGataaactttgacaaatgttctAAGTGCTTGCAATTCTCATCATGAGTTCACCTTCGAGGAAGGCgtgacaaaaaaacaaaaacgatGCTCTGAAACTGCTACTTTCAAAAGCAGTTTGAAACACTGATTTTTTTGCCAAGCTTTATACAAATATGATCTCATGATGAAAATTTACAAACACTTAAAACATTTGTCACAGTTCATCACCAAAAAGATTTGGAATTTTCTGAAATGTTttgatatttttttaattttactgTTGATACGGGTGCATTTGAGCCCGACCTCAAAAGTGTATTTTCCCTTAAAACCTGAAAAACTTGAGTAATACCAGTGATGCCTAGAATATTTctagaatcaaattctagaacaaTGGACAATACTCTAATTTCTTCTTAATGCAAAGCAGGGCTACTGATAGTTcgtaaaaaaaaaaaaactcgcGTAATTATGTGAATATGAGCTTACCACATTGGCCTTGGTCTTTGATCGGCGTGACCGCGCCTTTGGTTCTCCAGTCCACAGATGTCGGGAGAGCGTCGAGGCTAACGTTTGCATACCTGAACCCGGTCTTCCTGCCCTTGTTACCACCTACGGGCGCCTTATACCCTGTGTGCGTAGCCTTGAATTCATCGTCGGTGATATCAGCGAACTGGTTAGCCTCGAGCAAGAACTTGTCGTTCCCTGCATTCACC
This genomic stretch from Hordeum vulgare subsp. vulgare chromosome 6H, MorexV3_pseudomolecules_assembly, whole genome shotgun sequence harbors:
- the LOC123404628 gene encoding senescence-specific cysteine protease SAG39-like; protein product: MASYSQGFFPFAILACACLLSALAARDLADDRSIVTRHEQWMVKYGRVYSDATEKARRLEVFKANVAFIESVNAGNDKFLLEANQFADITDDEFKATHTGYKAPVGGNKGRKTGFRYANVSLDALPTSVDWRTKGAVTPIKDQGQCGCCWAFSTVASMEGIVKLSTGKLISLSEQELVDCDVDGMDQGCEGGLMDNAFEFIIDNGGLTTEGNYPYTGTDGSCNSNKESNAAASIKGYEDVPANDEASLQKAVAAQPVSVAVDGGDNLFRFYKGGVLSGDCGTELDHGIAAVGYGVSGDGTKYWVMKNSWGTSWGENGFIRMERDVADEQGLCGLAMQPSYPTA